The nucleotide window AGGTCCTTGGTCAAGTCCGCCATTTTGAGCTGCTGTAAGTCCACCAGCTGGCTTTCCGCATCTTCTGGAGTGAGAGAGCGGGCTCTCCTCGGTCTGGGCTTCGCCTCCGAGCCGTCTCCTGTAGAAGAGCTGGCCTGGCGCTTCCTGGGTTTGGACGGTGCCGAGTCCCCGCTTTGTTGTGAAGCTTTACGTTGACGCTTCTTCGGTCTCGCGCTTtcggtctcgtcgccgtccggcTCCTGTGTCGCGACGGCTGGAGTCCTCCCCTTTGGCGCCGCTTTTGTAGCAGGTttcggcggtggcgcgggcTCAGACCGATCCTGTCGCGCACGGCCTTCAACATCCAACGTCGCAGCAGAAGTGGTTGTGACAGCGGGCAGCACGCTTTGTGGTTCCAGAGAGGGGTCTGCGGATACCCTTTGAAGGGTGTCAAATTTGGACTTAGATGTAGGTATAGGTGTTTGATCGACCGTGCCACGTCCTGTCTCGATAGAGGGCAATGGATGTTCCACTTCTAATGGCGTCTTGTCTGTTGGCGCGCCGGCCTGTTCTTGCCTATCCtgcgtcgtctccgccggTGGTTCTCGTTGAGGCCTCTCATGTGACTGTGATAGCGCTTTCGTAGCGACACCTGCTTCTTGGGAAGTTTTGGCCGACTCTCTGTCACTTTTTGAGGGCCGTTTCTGTTCTTCGGAGGATGTGTGTGGCTtggggggcggcagcgacgaggtcgtTTCGACGACCTCGGGGGTTTCGTTGGGCAAGGATTCGATCGCTGTATCAATAGAAGGCCGTCTCTCAGTGGGCTTTTGCGCGGACAAAGACGGGACACGGGGCCGCGCGGAGGGGATCTTGGGCTTGAAGGCGGGCCCGCCTTTCTTCTTGAACATCGAACTCATGTTGGCGGGAGAAAAGTATATGAGCGAAGAGCGTATCTGGGTCACCCG belongs to Purpureocillium takamizusanense chromosome 1, complete sequence and includes:
- a CDS encoding uncharacterized protein (COG:K~BUSCO:EOG09265C25~EggNog:ENOG503P3YS), giving the protein MSSMFKKKGGPAFKPKIPSARPRVPSLSAQKPTERRPSIDTAIESLPNETPEVVETTSSLPPPKPHTSSEEQKRPSKSDRESAKTSQEAGVATKALSQSHERPQREPPAETTQDRQEQAGAPTDKTPLEVEHPLPSIETGRGTVDQTPIPTSKSKFDTLQRVSADPSLEPQSVLPAVTTTSAATLDVEGRARQDRSEPAPPPKPATKAAPKGRTPAVATQEPDGDETESARPKKRQRKASQQSGDSAPSKPRKRQASSSTGDGSEAKPRPRRARSLTPEDAESQLVDLQQLKMADLTKDLRIGKKFSRHDELRERERQARIKVKLGKDSEQADGEGSASASPLPDGRTKKSATPGGSSTPAPTSGPQFRIVDGQIVVDQSSLVMDRHARAAAAQAGEDMETIEENDFTRLITSSSFMNTSKLRGPNIWTDQETELFYRGLRMFGTEFEMISKMFPGKQRRHVKLKFNREERHNPKRIDAALIGEKTIKMDIAEYKAFTGAEYESVETIEAEQRKIQEGYEAERQRIADEQEEIMRKKKEELFADEDGDEVAGKKRKGKKKGKQAVRYGLNGEPIAQDA